One segment of Dolichospermum sp. DET69 DNA contains the following:
- a CDS encoding cation transporter, with protein MTHNHDHEHHHHHGHEHHSHAPTTFNRAFAIGTALNIGFVIVEATYGYLAHSLALFADAGHNLSDVLGLLLAWGASSLARRPPSHRYTYGLRASSILAALINAVVLLLSMGAIAWEAIRRFQDSAPVSGETIIGVALVGIIINTVTALMFMSGRKSDLNIRGAFLHMAADAVVSLGVVVAGIAILFTHWLWLDPLVSLVLVAVVVVGTWHLLRDSVNLALDGVPAGIEPRAVKNYLIECPGVLKIHDLHIWAMSTTETALTVHLVMPGGYPGDAFLWEVSQELEHHFGIKHSTVQVEMGDSAYPCALEPDHVV; from the coding sequence ATGACACACAACCACGACCACGAACACCATCATCACCACGGACATGAACACCATAGTCACGCCCCTACCACATTTAATCGTGCTTTTGCCATTGGTACTGCACTGAATATAGGATTTGTCATAGTTGAAGCAACCTATGGCTATTTAGCCCACTCTCTAGCTTTGTTTGCTGATGCTGGTCACAACTTGAGTGATGTTTTAGGACTTCTCCTAGCATGGGGGGCAAGTTCCCTTGCTCGTCGTCCTCCCAGCCACCGCTATACCTATGGTTTGCGTGCTTCTTCTATTTTAGCAGCTTTAATAAATGCTGTGGTGTTGCTTTTGTCTATGGGTGCTATTGCCTGGGAAGCTATCCGCCGCTTTCAGGATTCTGCTCCAGTGTCAGGAGAAACTATTATTGGTGTTGCCCTAGTGGGAATTATCATTAATACTGTTACCGCCCTGATGTTTATGTCAGGACGCAAAAGCGACTTGAATATTCGGGGAGCATTTTTGCACATGGCTGCTGATGCTGTGGTATCACTAGGCGTTGTGGTAGCGGGAATTGCTATTTTATTCACCCATTGGCTATGGCTTGACCCATTGGTTAGCTTAGTGCTGGTGGCAGTTGTAGTGGTTGGGACGTGGCACTTACTCAGAGACTCTGTAAATTTGGCACTTGACGGAGTACCAGCAGGAATTGAGCCGCGAGCTGTGAAAAATTACTTAATTGAATGTCCTGGTGTTTTGAAAATTCATGATCTACATATCTGGGCTATGAGTACGACGGAAACTGCACTCACGGTTCATTTAGTGATGCCTGGAGGCTACCCTGGTGATGCTTTTTTATGGGAAGTTTCTCAGGAACTGGAACACCATTTTGGTATCAAACATTCTACTGTTCAGGTAGAAATGGGCGATTCTGCTTATCCCTGTGCTTTAGAGCCAGATCACGTTGTTTGA
- a CDS encoding type II toxin-antitoxin system VapC family toxin — MIYLLDTNTCIQYLTGRSENVINKFKTTHRENIYLCDVVKAELYYGAYRSVKQEQNLALYEFFFFQYISLPFDGKAAKIYGEIRSQLSKLGTPIGAYDFQIAAIALANNLILVTHNTREFQRVENLQLEDWEVQYLR, encoded by the coding sequence ATGATTTACTTGTTAGATACTAATACCTGTATTCAATATTTAACCGGACGTAGTGAAAATGTAATTAATAAATTTAAAACTACTCATCGTGAAAATATTTATTTGTGTGATGTTGTCAAAGCAGAATTATACTATGGAGCTTATCGTAGTGTAAAACAAGAGCAAAATTTAGCTTTATATGAGTTCTTTTTTTTTCAATATATCAGCTTACCTTTTGATGGAAAAGCAGCTAAAATTTATGGTGAAATTCGTTCTCAATTATCAAAACTAGGTACTCCTATCGGTGCTTATGATTTTCAAATTGCTGCTATTGCATTAGCTAACAATCTTATTTTAGTAACTCATAATACTAGAGAATTTCAAAGAGTTGAAAATCTACAACTTGAAGATTGGGAAGTACAGTATTTGCGGTGA
- a CDS encoding tetratricopeptide repeat protein: MPLKLSDWDHDLPIEEDEEYQAFIRTLQFTEGFGILFVRCSPAGGEQLISKVKEDINDKNIEVIKLDKDVTNLYEIVDKLDHKSQINILFITGLESALYEYEECKKLSGWSSKETHHYSWEGVPPILININQQRERFRDSFNICFIFLLPQFAIKYFIHRAPDFFDWRSGLFDFPLDSATLAEEATRIIQEGTYEKYVNLTNEEANRKILEIIDIIEHEIDNEQKAKLFFELGYLQAVRKNYEEAISSYDKAVEIKPDDHEAWYSRGISLYNLGRYEEAISSYDKAVEFKPDYYEAWDNRGIVLRNLERYKEAVASYDKALEIKPNNYEAWNDRGLALHELGLYIASITSCEQAIAIKPDFAWAWNNRGRSLNNLGRYEEAIYSYNKAVEFKPDYYIAWDNRGILLSRLGRYEEAISSYEKAVEFKPDDHQSWNNRGILLSKLGRYEEAISSYEKAVGFKPDLYQAWYNKACVYALQGNIEKAIKNLKTAINLNPDKYRKMAKTDSDFDAIREDERFQELIK; encoded by the coding sequence ATGCCTCTTAAACTCAGTGATTGGGATCATGATTTACCAATAGAAGAAGATGAAGAATATCAAGCCTTTATTCGTACACTCCAATTTACAGAAGGCTTTGGTATATTATTTGTGCGCTGTTCTCCCGCTGGAGGTGAACAATTAATTAGTAAAGTTAAAGAAGATATTAATGATAAAAATATAGAAGTTATCAAATTAGATAAAGACGTTACTAACTTATATGAGATAGTTGATAAATTAGATCATAAAAGCCAGATAAATATTTTATTTATTACAGGTTTAGAGTCTGCATTATATGAATATGAAGAATGTAAAAAATTATCAGGTTGGAGTAGCAAAGAAACTCATCATTATAGTTGGGAAGGTGTACCACCGATTTTAATTAACATCAACCAACAGCGAGAACGGTTTAGAGATAGTTTTAATATTTGTTTTATATTTTTATTACCGCAGTTTGCAATTAAATATTTTATTCACCGCGCCCCTGATTTCTTTGATTGGCGTTCTGGTTTATTTGATTTTCCTTTAGATTCCGCAACTCTAGCAGAAGAAGCCACAAGGATTATTCAGGAAGGAACTTATGAGAAATATGTGAATTTAACAAATGAAGAAGCAAATCGGAAAATTCTAGAAATTATAGATATTATTGAACATGAAATAGATAATGAACAAAAAGCTAAATTATTTTTTGAATTAGGTTATTTGCAAGCAGTTAGAAAAAATTATGAAGAAGCCATATCTTCCTACGACAAAGCAGTGGAAATTAAACCTGATGATCACGAAGCTTGGTACAGCCGGGGCATTTCTCTATACAATTTAGGTAGGTATGAAGAAGCCATATCTTCCTACGACAAAGCTGTGGAATTTAAACCTGATTACTACGAAGCTTGGGACAATCGGGGTATTGTACTACGTAACTTAGAAAGGTATAAAGAAGCAGTTGCGTCCTACGACAAAGCTCTAGAAATTAAACCTAATAATTACGAAGCTTGGAATGATAGAGGTTTAGCCCTACATGAGCTAGGATTGTACATAGCATCTATTACTAGTTGCGAACAAGCTATTGCTATTAAACCAGACTTTGCTTGGGCTTGGAACAATAGGGGGCGTTCCCTAAATAATTTAGGTAGGTATGAAGAAGCTATATATTCCTACAACAAAGCTGTGGAATTTAAACCTGATTACTATATAGCTTGGGATAATCGAGGTATTTTGCTAAGTAGATTAGGCAGGTATGAAGAAGCCATATCTTCTTACGAAAAAGCTGTGGAATTTAAACCTGATGATCACCAATCTTGGAACAACCGTGGCATTTTGCTAAGTAAATTAGGTAGGTATGAAGAAGCCATATCTTCCTACGAAAAAGCTGTGGGATTTAAACCTGATTTATACCAAGCTTGGTACAATAAAGCTTGTGTTTATGCCCTGCAAGGTAATATTGAAAAAGCAATTAAAAATCTAAAAACAGCAATTAATTTGAATCCTGATAAGTACCGTAAAATGGCAAAAACTGATTCAGACTTTGATGCTATTCGGGAAGATGAACGTTTTCAAGAATTGATTAAATAA
- a CDS encoding DNA topoisomerase 4 subunit A, which yields MAKQLNLLSKGQVITTALHTEMQRSYLEYAMSVIVGRALPDVRDGLKPVHRRILYAMHELGLTPDRPYRKCARVVGDVLGKYHPHGDQSVYDALVRLVQDFSSRYPLLGGHGNFGSVDNDPPAAMRYTETRLAPVGHEGMLAEIAEETVDFTGNFDNSQQEPTVLPAQLPFLLLNGCAGIAVGMATNVPPHNLGEIVDGLIALIDNPDLSDEKLFQIIPGPDFPTGGEIIDHGGIREAYTTGKGSIVMRGIVTMEEIPATRGTKRRTALIVTELPFQVNKAGWIEKIADLVNQGRLVGISDIRDESDREGMRVVIELKRDTNPQELLQHLYHQTALQTTFGAILLAIVDGQPRQLTLRQLLEEFLKFREQTLNRRYNYELEKAENRVNILAGLLKALSNLDDVIAILRQAPDGSTAKMTLCSQLDLTEVQADAILSMPLRRLTSLEQQNLQQEFDKLSQEITLLRTLLEDRRELLKALKKDLRTLKRKYNDPRRTKIVHTQEKPVSQEKGKAKQPAIVAEDNSPAKIPNPKPEQPAEETILEVTQRGYVRRISPNSKKTKGENGLLDHDFLIQTALTNTHKDLLILTSGGKVYPITVGDIPLITGRSARGTPLITMLTSAAQGNTEGIITRFLLPEKPETSEMVLLTKEGRIKRLSLSEFVNFSRRGITILKLKDHDELAFTQFMSSGQHLILASSSGRLLRFPVNDEQLPIMGRAAMGLQAFRLLKNQHMVGCVNVSKDDQLLLVTEEGSAKIMDANQLRAANRGDLGIQLLKFNNKTDNLAAMVPAKPGSEVALLTNKERVIRVSVDAVPNLSKDSKGESICQLNRDERIISVVEVE from the coding sequence ATGGCAAAACAGTTAAACCTTCTCTCCAAGGGACAGGTCATCACCACCGCCCTGCACACCGAAATGCAACGGTCATACCTAGAATATGCCATGAGTGTGATTGTGGGGCGAGCCTTACCAGATGTCAGAGATGGGTTGAAACCAGTACATCGGCGTATCTTATATGCCATGCACGAACTCGGTTTAACACCAGATCGACCTTACCGAAAATGCGCCCGTGTGGTGGGAGATGTTCTCGGTAAATATCATCCTCACGGTGATCAATCAGTTTATGATGCCTTAGTTCGCTTAGTTCAAGACTTTTCTAGCCGTTATCCCTTACTAGGGGGACATGGTAACTTTGGCAGTGTTGATAATGACCCCCCGGCAGCAATGCGTTACACAGAAACCCGTCTCGCACCTGTGGGACATGAGGGAATGTTGGCGGAAATTGCCGAAGAAACTGTGGATTTTACGGGAAATTTCGACAATTCCCAACAAGAACCAACAGTGCTACCTGCTCAATTACCATTTTTGTTACTGAATGGTTGTGCAGGAATTGCCGTAGGTATGGCTACAAATGTTCCCCCCCACAATTTGGGAGAAATCGTAGATGGGTTAATTGCCTTAATTGACAACCCAGATTTAAGCGATGAAAAATTATTTCAAATAATTCCCGGTCCAGATTTTCCCACAGGTGGAGAAATTATTGATCATGGCGGCATTAGGGAAGCCTATACCACTGGCAAAGGCAGTATCGTCATGCGCGGTATTGTCACAATGGAAGAAATTCCCGCTACTAGGGGAACTAAGCGCCGGACAGCATTAATCGTCACCGAACTGCCCTTTCAAGTTAATAAAGCTGGTTGGATTGAAAAAATCGCTGATTTAGTCAATCAAGGTCGTTTAGTGGGCATTTCTGACATTCGAGATGAGAGCGATCGGGAGGGAATGCGCGTAGTTATTGAACTTAAACGCGATACCAATCCCCAGGAATTACTCCAGCATTTGTATCACCAAACCGCTTTACAAACAACATTTGGCGCGATTCTCTTGGCGATAGTTGATGGACAACCCCGCCAATTAACCCTAAGGCAACTATTAGAGGAATTTCTCAAATTTCGAGAACAAACCCTCAATCGTCGCTACAATTACGAATTAGAGAAAGCAGAAAATCGGGTAAATATCCTGGCAGGATTGCTGAAAGCTTTATCAAATCTGGATGATGTTATTGCTATATTACGACAAGCACCTGATGGCAGTACAGCCAAGATGACACTTTGTAGCCAGTTAGATTTAACTGAGGTCCAAGCAGATGCCATTTTGTCTATGCCTTTACGTCGTCTTACCAGTTTAGAACAGCAAAACTTACAACAGGAATTTGATAAACTCAGCCAGGAAATTACCCTATTGCGGACATTACTGGAAGATAGACGGGAATTACTCAAAGCCCTGAAAAAAGATTTACGCACGCTTAAACGTAAATATAATGACCCCCGCCGCACCAAAATAGTCCATACTCAAGAAAAACCAGTCTCACAAGAGAAAGGTAAAGCTAAACAACCAGCAATAGTAGCCGAAGATAATTCCCCGGCGAAAATTCCCAATCCCAAACCGGAACAACCCGCAGAAGAAACCATTTTAGAAGTTACTCAACGGGGTTACGTGCGGCGCATTTCCCCCAATAGCAAAAAAACAAAAGGGGAAAACGGACTACTAGATCATGATTTCCTGATCCAAACTGCATTAACTAATACCCACAAAGACCTGTTAATTCTCACTAGCGGTGGTAAAGTCTACCCCATTACTGTGGGAGATATTCCCCTCATTACTGGACGTTCAGCGCGGGGAACGCCATTGATTACCATGCTTACCAGCGCCGCCCAAGGTAACACTGAAGGTATTATTACCCGTTTTTTGCTCCCAGAAAAACCCGAAACATCGGAAATGGTGCTGTTAACGAAGGAAGGACGGATTAAACGCCTATCTTTATCGGAATTTGTGAATTTCTCACGGCGAGGAATTACAATTTTGAAACTTAAAGATCATGACGAATTAGCTTTTACCCAATTCATGAGCAGCGGACAACATCTAATTTTGGCTAGTTCTAGCGGTCGGCTGTTAAGGTTTCCGGTTAATGATGAACAATTACCGATTATGGGTCGGGCTGCAATGGGGTTACAGGCATTCCGTTTATTGAAAAATCAGCACATGGTTGGCTGTGTCAATGTCAGCAAAGATGACCAATTATTGCTAGTGACGGAAGAAGGATCTGCCAAAATCATGGATGCAAATCAGTTGAGGGCTGCTAATCGGGGCGATTTAGGGATACAACTTTTGAAATTTAATAATAAAACAGACAATTTAGCGGCTATGGTACCAGCAAAACCAGGTTCGGAGGTCGCATTACTGACCAATAAGGAGCGAGTTATTCGCGTATCGGTAGATGCAGTTCCTAATCTCAGTAAGGATAGTAAGGGTGAAAGTATCTGTCAACTCAACAGAGATGAGAGGATTATCAGTGTGGTGGAAGTAGAATAG
- a CDS encoding response regulator, with the protein MKTVLIVEDDLINARVFSKILTKRGGLGVKHTENVEEVMKIAQAGEIDLILMDVSLSHSVYQGKSVDGIKITQMLKSDPQTANLPIILVTAHAMEGDRENFLNQSGADSYISKPVIDHQLFIDQIMALLPPG; encoded by the coding sequence ATGAAAACTGTTCTAATTGTGGAAGATGATTTAATTAATGCTCGGGTTTTTTCTAAAATTCTGACTAAACGCGGGGGTTTAGGGGTAAAACATACAGAAAATGTGGAAGAGGTCATGAAAATTGCCCAAGCTGGTGAAATAGACTTGATTTTAATGGATGTGTCTCTGTCACATAGTGTATATCAAGGGAAATCTGTTGATGGTATAAAAATCACACAAATGTTAAAATCTGACCCACAAACAGCTAACTTACCGATTATTTTAGTGACAGCACACGCTATGGAAGGTGATCGGGAGAACTTTTTAAACCAAAGTGGCGCTGATAGTTATATTTCTAAGCCTGTAATTGATCACCAACTGTTTATTGACCAAATCATGGCACTTTTACCACCTGGATAG
- a CDS encoding tetratricopeptide repeat protein, whose product MPKHIQLISIVVACSLWSLPKAAQAQAFIPHTVQIDNAQLEKQGLGLAQEAAQLAQFQQVEPALIRARLASKLAPQNDKVWWLLGSLHLQNQEFDQAVTSLSKAQTLNPKNPEVQFALGSAKFQKKDYQGAITHYQRGLKLKPNYSGGLFDLGNAYYMLNKFPDAIAQFNLAVNQDKKFWPAINNIGLIKYEEGDVPGAIQQWQTAVGIDKKAAEPLLALAVASYNRGDKQKSLQMGVSALRIDSRYADLNFLKENLWGKRLLSDTKKFLELPEIKLASQPREEIPTP is encoded by the coding sequence GTGCCAAAACATATTCAGTTAATTTCCATTGTAGTTGCCTGTAGTTTATGGAGTTTGCCGAAAGCTGCTCAGGCTCAGGCATTCATCCCTCATACCGTGCAAATTGATAATGCTCAGTTAGAGAAACAGGGATTGGGTTTAGCACAGGAAGCGGCTCAGTTAGCTCAGTTTCAACAGGTTGAACCAGCTTTAATCAGAGCGCGGTTAGCGAGCAAACTAGCCCCGCAGAATGATAAAGTCTGGTGGCTGCTGGGGAGTTTACATTTACAAAATCAAGAATTTGATCAGGCTGTTACCTCCTTGAGCAAAGCCCAAACCCTCAATCCTAAAAATCCGGAAGTGCAGTTTGCGTTAGGTTCAGCTAAGTTTCAAAAAAAAGATTACCAAGGAGCTATCACCCATTATCAACGGGGTTTGAAATTAAAACCCAATTATTCTGGGGGGTTGTTTGATTTGGGTAATGCTTACTATATGCTAAATAAATTCCCAGATGCGATCGCTCAATTTAATTTGGCAGTCAACCAAGATAAAAAGTTTTGGCCAGCAATTAATAATATTGGCTTAATTAAGTACGAAGAAGGTGATGTTCCCGGCGCAATTCAGCAATGGCAAACAGCAGTTGGTATTGATAAAAAAGCCGCAGAACCTTTATTAGCCCTAGCTGTAGCTTCCTATAATCGGGGCGATAAACAAAAAAGTTTACAAATGGGAGTATCTGCACTCCGCATAGATTCCCGTTATGCCGATTTAAATTTTCTCAAAGAAAACCTTTGGGGGAAACGCCTACTTTCAGACACCAAAAAATTCTTAGAATTACCGGAAATTAAATTAGCCTCACAACCACGGGAGGAAATACCAACACCATAA
- a CDS encoding HAMP domain-containing histidine kinase encodes MSIYLFQATRRHLAIWYTAITAILLLLFASGVYLYVRSTLIERIDDTLYHVVEVVERSLVIEPINLQPNQLRVNVKASFPNNAENAEDDRIDLEWFSPNGQLMWSTFSQILDIPIHTYHTGETVRIEGIGGWGESAQLFRQVTKRIEIGRQVLGYLRVSHPWFEVTKPSRELIFDLALGISLMVLAVAYSGWFLSGKAMEPVGESYQRLKQFTADASHELRSPIALIQTNVQIALADLDAEEEKNAIEYKQQLKVIERLTQRLGKLVNDLLFLARQDSGISMDLFSSCPLDALLMEVVEEQQFVAREKQINLVLNLVDSPLTAVNPELLENWFTLTGNWEQLVRLFTNLIGNALQYTPAQGVIKVELERIEGINRVTGMRYTSSHLQIKVSDTGIGIPTDALPKLFDRFYRVDPARTHRTEKTATAKTTGSGLGLAITQAIIEHHQGQIQVASNLGEGTTFTVTLPILPPNNNQV; translated from the coding sequence ATGTCTATCTATCTATTTCAAGCAACTCGTCGCCATTTAGCAATTTGGTACACTGCCATAACTGCAATTTTATTATTATTATTTGCTAGTGGCGTGTATTTGTATGTTCGCAGTACATTAATTGAGAGAATTGACGATACATTATATCATGTGGTGGAAGTTGTCGAGCGTTCTTTAGTAATTGAACCTATAAATTTACAACCTAATCAACTGCGAGTAAATGTAAAAGCTAGTTTTCCTAATAATGCAGAAAATGCTGAAGATGATCGCATTGATTTAGAGTGGTTTAGTCCTAATGGTCAATTAATGTGGTCAACTTTTTCGCAAATATTAGATATTCCTATTCATACCTATCATACAGGTGAAACTGTGCGAATAGAGGGAATAGGAGGATGGGGAGAATCTGCACAGTTATTTAGACAAGTTACGAAAAGGATAGAAATAGGCAGGCAGGTTTTAGGATATTTGCGAGTGAGTCATCCTTGGTTTGAGGTGACAAAACCCAGCCGAGAATTAATTTTTGATTTGGCTTTAGGCATTAGTTTGATGGTATTGGCTGTAGCGTATAGTGGTTGGTTTTTATCTGGAAAGGCAATGGAACCAGTGGGGGAATCTTACCAACGCTTGAAACAATTTACTGCTGATGCTTCCCATGAATTAAGAAGTCCTATTGCTTTAATTCAAACTAATGTCCAAATTGCCTTAGCTGATTTAGATGCAGAAGAAGAAAAAAATGCAATTGAATATAAACAACAATTAAAAGTTATAGAAAGATTAACCCAAAGATTAGGAAAGTTAGTTAATGATTTGCTATTTTTAGCTAGACAAGATAGCGGCATAAGCATGGATTTATTTTCCTCTTGTCCTCTTGATGCTTTATTGATGGAAGTTGTCGAAGAACAACAATTTGTAGCTAGAGAAAAACAAATTAATCTGGTTTTGAATTTAGTTGATTCTCCTTTAACGGCAGTTAATCCCGAATTACTAGAAAACTGGTTTACTCTCACGGGGAATTGGGAGCAATTAGTCAGATTATTTACAAATTTAATTGGTAATGCTTTGCAATATACTCCAGCACAGGGAGTAATAAAAGTGGAGTTAGAAAGAATAGAGGGGATAAATCGAGTTACAGGAATGCGTTATACTAGTTCTCATTTACAAATAAAGGTCAGTGATACAGGAATTGGTATTCCTACGGACGCGCTACCAAAATTATTTGACCGCTTTTATCGAGTTGATCCAGCACGAACGCATAGAACTGAGAAAACGGCTACTGCTAAAACTACTGGTTCAGGATTAGGATTAGCGATCACTCAAGCCATTATCGAACATCATCAAGGACAAATTCAAGTGGCCAGTAATCTGGGAGAAGGTACTACTTTCACGGTAACTCTACCCATTTTACCCCCAAATAATAATCAAGTCTGA
- the ppk1 gene encoding polyphosphate kinase 1, producing the protein MPKPKKNSASMNLSDPQYYINRELSWLEFNHRVLHEACDPRTPLLERLKFLAIFSSNLDEFFMVRVAGLKQQVEATVNLLTPDGRTPQQQLDHIRLQLIPQLKKLNAEFEDILQPLLVQQGIYILDYIELNQKQRSYLDNYFEEQVFPVLTPLAVDPSHPFPHISNLSLNLAVVVKNPDTEEEFFARVKVPQVLPRFLPLPPELRMQDNGKTANWTGIPLEQAIAHNLESLFPGMNIQEYHPFRITRDADLELEEDEADDLLLAIEQELRKRRMGGNTVRLEIRSQTPQSVRSRLLEDLGLTESDIYEVDGLLALRDLMYFLALPLPELKDSPRQSVVPSRLQRLREPNIDADVLEPEEGKDFFSVIREKDLLVHHPYQSFSGTVVRFITSAAHDPNVLAIKMTLYRTSGDSPIVNALIAAAENGKQVSVLVELKARFDEENNIYWARRLERVGVHVVYGLVGLKTHSKIVLVVRREKDRMRRYVHIGTGNYNQKTARLYTDLGLFSCREELGADLTDVFNFLTGYSRQKSYREIMVAPVNMRDRFLELIYREIENAHNGFSGRIVAKMNALVDPQIIFALYEASRAGVKIDLIIRGICCLRPGLPNLSDNIRVISIIGRFLEHSRIYYFYNNSQEEIYIGSADWMRRNLDRRVEVITPIKDQEIAKDLQEILGIMLADNRHAWDLQSDGSYIQRCPGENCPEANSQKTIMAMTLRSAGIN; encoded by the coding sequence ATGCCGAAACCAAAAAAGAATTCTGCTTCCATGAATTTGAGTGATCCACAATACTACATCAACCGTGAGTTAAGTTGGCTAGAATTTAATCATCGGGTGTTGCATGAAGCTTGTGATCCCAGAACTCCTCTGTTGGAAAGGCTGAAATTCTTGGCCATTTTTAGTTCTAATCTGGATGAGTTTTTTATGGTGCGAGTGGCAGGTTTAAAACAACAGGTAGAAGCCACTGTTAATTTATTAACTCCCGATGGCCGCACACCACAACAACAACTAGATCATATTCGTCTGCAACTAATTCCCCAACTCAAAAAACTTAACGCCGAATTTGAGGACATTCTTCAACCACTGTTAGTACAACAGGGAATCTATATTCTGGATTACATAGAACTAAATCAAAAACAGCGGAGTTACTTAGATAACTATTTTGAAGAACAGGTTTTTCCGGTTCTGACTCCCCTTGCTGTTGATCCTAGTCATCCCTTTCCCCACATTTCTAATCTCAGTTTAAATCTAGCAGTAGTGGTAAAAAATCCCGATACAGAAGAAGAGTTTTTTGCCAGAGTCAAGGTTCCTCAAGTTTTACCAAGATTTTTGCCTTTACCCCCAGAGTTGAGAATGCAAGACAATGGTAAAACTGCTAACTGGACAGGGATTCCTTTAGAACAAGCGATCGCTCATAACCTAGAATCTCTATTCCCAGGGATGAATATTCAAGAATATCACCCCTTCCGCATTACCCGTGACGCTGATTTGGAATTAGAAGAAGACGAAGCAGATGATCTGTTATTAGCCATTGAACAGGAACTTCGCAAACGTCGCATGGGTGGGAATACCGTCAGGTTAGAAATTCGCTCCCAAACCCCTCAATCAGTTCGTTCCCGTCTCTTAGAAGATTTGGGATTAACCGAAAGCGATATTTATGAAGTTGATGGTCTTTTGGCACTGCGGGATTTAATGTATTTTCTGGCACTACCATTACCAGAACTTAAAGATTCCCCACGTCAATCCGTCGTTCCTTCCCGCTTACAACGACTACGAGAACCGAATATTGATGCTGATGTTCTCGAACCAGAAGAAGGAAAAGACTTTTTTTCCGTCATTCGCGAAAAAGATTTGCTGGTACATCATCCCTATCAATCCTTCTCTGGTACAGTGGTACGCTTTATTACTAGTGCCGCCCATGATCCCAATGTCCTAGCCATCAAAATGACTCTCTACCGGACTTCTGGAGACTCACCCATAGTTAATGCTTTAATTGCTGCGGCTGAAAATGGGAAACAAGTTTCCGTATTAGTGGAATTAAAAGCCCGATTTGATGAAGAAAATAACATTTATTGGGCAAGGCGTTTAGAAAGAGTTGGGGTTCATGTTGTCTATGGTTTAGTCGGTTTAAAAACCCATAGCAAAATTGTCTTAGTAGTGCGACGGGAAAAAGACAGAATGCGCCGTTATGTACACATTGGGACTGGGAATTACAACCAGAAAACCGCACGACTCTATACAGATTTAGGCTTATTTAGTTGTCGAGAAGAATTAGGTGCAGATTTAACAGATGTATTTAATTTTTTAACAGGCTACTCTCGCCAAAAATCCTATCGAGAAATTATGGTAGCACCTGTGAATATGCGCGATCGCTTTCTGGAATTAATCTACCGGGAAATTGAAAATGCCCATAATGGATTTTCTGGCCGCATTGTTGCCAAAATGAACGCCCTAGTTGATCCACAAATCATTTTTGCTTTATACGAAGCATCTCGGGCTGGAGTCAAAATTGACCTGATTATTCGCGGGATATGTTGTTTACGTCCCGGACTACCAAATCTTAGCGACAATATTCGCGTTATCAGCATTATTGGCCGCTTTTTGGAACATTCCCGCATATATTACTTCTACAACAATAGTCAAGAAGAAATATATATTGGCAGTGCTGACTGGATGCGTCGCAATTTAGATCGCCGAGTCGAAGTAATTACCCCCATTAAAGACCAAGAAATTGCTAAAGATCTACAAGAGATATTAGGAATTATGTTGGCAGATAATCGTCATGCTTGGGACTTACAATCTGATGGTAGTTATATCCAAAGATGCCCCGGTGAAAACTGTCCAGAAGCTAATTCTCAAAAAACTATTATGGCTATGACTTTACGCTCTGCTGGCATAAATTAA
- a CDS encoding response regulator transcription factor, with amino-acid sequence MLMLSHDSSKLRVLVVDDHELTRLSLQLVFSVQENIHVVGLASNGQEAIEMVQFYQPDVIILDLQMPIMDGWSASNYIKAISPTTQILAYSSVDESSFQHNKTEHHFDKVCTKDIPTKELIALVRQLGNRREYSAFPEAG; translated from the coding sequence ATGTTAATGTTGTCCCATGATTCTTCTAAGTTGCGTGTTCTTGTAGTTGATGATCATGAACTCACTCGTTTAAGCCTACAACTAGTTTTTTCTGTTCAAGAAAATATTCACGTTGTCGGGTTAGCTAGTAATGGTCAAGAAGCTATAGAAATGGTTCAATTCTATCAACCTGACGTGATCATTCTCGATTTACAAATGCCAATTATGGATGGTTGGTCAGCATCTAATTACATCAAAGCTATATCCCCAACTACTCAGATTTTGGCTTATTCATCCGTAGATGAATCATCATTTCAGCACAACAAAACTGAGCATCACTTTGATAAAGTTTGCACAAAAGATATTCCTACCAAAGAACTCATTGCTTTAGTCAGACAATTAGGGAACAGACGGGAATATTCTGCATTTCCAGAAGCAGGGTAG